One Melospiza melodia melodia isolate bMelMel2 chromosome 1, bMelMel2.pri, whole genome shotgun sequence genomic window carries:
- the LOC134428978 gene encoding zinc finger protein GLI4-like yields MAQWGRAQVPAGPPGTGTPAAPAGPRARPPLTALFPPQQDPERAPEAWPGAGPDPGAGPGGAAPAELSLRAVAVAERRLERGVEAAERRLERLERRVAGLERTVRAGGARLAALLRDNSRRLRRIQRQLRRCRCGGNRTATGSGTARERTQVPAAGEGEEAALPEQELGSSVGSRELRGTARKGSYEAMVPLGSEDDGSKAALLPPAEDREDPGSPGLPDKGAGPGQLGDSEMIVIKTEEQQPQEDGAELLALPMVPAVRLDEEVPLGQEQPVSWESHGVAGPKAAGEGLGEFCLGEFKPVVVPVEAHPAPGLPFPAEHALGAGTEQPFALAQGMPLPEDPAAEVASPQAGWEQQQSAQDDPRALPPGWKSVRLTRNLLARQQSRERKSNGSFICTSCGKSLAHHAALLRHQRLHTGERPFQCPACGKSFNEKSNLNKHYRIHTGERPYRCPACGKGFVQKHHLQKHQRIHGPQLRSAWPGRPARGGAAGERLYRCIECAESFPQKASLEEHQRRHTQQRPFQCHGCTKSFRHRQSLNHHQKVHAVSASPAGSLPGHEPELEPCEALSQDNR; encoded by the exons ATGGCCCAGTGGGGCCGCGCTCAGGTACCGGCGGGACCCCCCGGCACCGGCAcccccgcagccccggcgggACCCCGGGCCCGGCCGCCCCTCACCGCCCTCTTCCCCCCGCAGCAGGACCCCGAGCGGGCGCCCGAGGCCTGGCCGGGCGCGGGCCCCGATCCTGGCGCGGGCCCCGGCGGGGCCGCCCCGGCGGAGCTGTCGCTGCGGGCCGTGGCGGTGGCGGAGCGGCGGCTGGAGCGGGGCGTGGAGGCGGCGGAGCGGCGGCTGGAGCGGCTGGAGCGGCGCGTGGCGGGGCTGGAGCGCACGGTGCGGGCCGGCGGGGCCCGGCTGGCCGCGCTCCTCAGGGACaactcccgccgcctccgccgcatCCAGCGCCAgctccgccgctgccgctgcGGGGGAAACCGCACCGCGACCGGTTCCGGGACCGCCCGGGAGCGGACACAG GTGCCAGCAGCGGGCGAGGGCGAGGAGGCCGCTCTGCCcgagcaggagctggggagcagcgtgggcagcCGGGAGCTCCGTGGGACCGCCAGGAAGGGCAGCTACGAGGCCATGGTCCCTCTCG gctctGAGGATGATGGTTCCAAAGCTGCGCTGCTGCCACCAGCCGAGGACAGGGAGGATCCAGGGAGCCCCGGGCTGCCGGACAAGGGAGCGGGGCCAGGACAGCTTGGTGACA GTGAGATGATCGTGATCAAGACGGAAGAGCAGCAGCCGCAGGAGGACGGAGCCGAGCTCCTGGCGCTGCCGATGGTGCCCGCGGTCAGGCTGGACGAGGAGGTTCCCCTCGGCCAGGAGCAGCCGGTGTCCTGGGAGAGCCACGGCGTGGCGGGGCCCAAGGCGGCCGGGGAGGGCCTGGGGGAATTCTGCCTGGGGGAATTCaagccggtggtggtgccggtgGAGGCTCACCCCGCCCCGGGGCTGCCGTTCCCCGCCGAGCACGCCCTGGGCGCGGGCACGGAGCAGCCGTTCGCGCTCGCCCAGGGGATGCCGCTGCCAGAGGACCCCGCGGCCGAGGTGGCGTCGCCGCAGGccggctgggagcagcagcagagcgcCCAGGACGATCCCCGGGCGCTGCCGCCGGGCTGGAAGAGCGTCCGGCTGACGCGGAACCTGCTGGCGCGGCAGCAGAGCCGGGAGAGGAAGAGCAACGGCTCCTTCATCTGCACGTCCTGCGGGAAGAGCCTGGCGCACCACGCCGCGCTGCTGCGGCACCAGCGCCTGCACACGGGCGAGCGGCCCTTCCAGTGCCCGGCCTGCGGCAAGAGCTTCAACGAGAAGTCCAACCTCAACAAGCACTACCGCATCCACACCGGCGAGCGGCCGTACCGCTGCCCCGCCTGCGGCAAGGGCTTCGTGCAAAAGCACCACCTGCAGAAGCACCAGCGCATCCACGGCCCGCAGCTCCGCAGCGCTTGGCCGGGCCGGCCGGCTCGGGGCGGCGCCGCCGGGGAGCGGCTCTACCGCTGCATCGAGTGCGCCGAGAGCTTCCCGCAGAAAGCGTCGCTGGAGGAGCACCAGCGGCGGCACACGCAGCAGCGCCCCTTCCAGTGCCACGGCTGCACCAAGAGCTTCCGGCACCGCCAGTCGCTCAACCACCACCAGAAGGTGCACGCCGTGAGCGCCTCCCCGGCCGGCAGCTTGCCGGGACACGAGCCGGAGCTGGAGCCCTGCGAGGCTCTGAGCCAGGACAATCGGTAG